The Meriones unguiculatus strain TT.TT164.6M chromosome 1, Bangor_MerUng_6.1, whole genome shotgun sequence genome has a segment encoding these proteins:
- the Nop53 gene encoding ribosome biogenesis protein NOP53: MSECERPGSSSKKMAAGSKGGGKKRDSKGRADSGFLGLRPTSVDPALRRRRRGPRNKKRGWRRLAEEPLGLEVDQFLEDVRLQERTTGGLLAEAPNDKLFFVDTGSKRKERIKKRAWVHKKSQCLQKPLWVDLALENHSKIPAPKDILAHQVPNAKKLRRKEELWEKLAKQGELPKEVRKAQARLLNPPAPKAKAGPQDVIERPFYDLWNANNPLDKPLVGQDAFFLEQTKKKGVRRPPRLHVKPSQVPAVEVTPAGASYNPTFEDHQALLQEAHEVELQREKEAEKLERQLALPPTEQAATQETVFREMCEGLLEESDGEDEPGCAEQPEVDGEAAAKPSHEAAAVPDRRVEKKTEQQRRREKAARKLRVQQAALRAARLQHQELFRLRGIKAQVAQRLAELARRREQRRMRRLAEADKPRRLGRLKYQDPDIDVQLSSELSGSLRTLKPEGNILRDRFKSFQKRNMIEPRERAKFKRKYKVKLVEKRAFRELQL, from the exons ATGTCGGAGTGCGAGCGACCAGGCTCTTCCTCTAAGAAGATGGCGGCGGGGAGTAAGGGCGGCGGGAAGAAGCGCGACTCGAAGGGCCGCGCGGACTCTGGCTTCCTCGGGCTGCGGCCCACTTCGGTGGATCCCGCCCTGAGGAGGCGGCGGCGCGGCCCCAGGAACAAGAAGCGCGGCTGGAGGAGGCTCGCCGAGGAGCCGCTCGGCCTAGAGGTAGACCAGTTCCTGGAAGACGTGCGGCTGCAGGAGCGCACCACCGG TGGCTTGTTGGCAGAGGCCCCAAATGACAAGCTCTTCTTTGTGGATACTGGATCCAAGAGGAAAG AACGGATCAAGAAGAGGGCCTGGGTCCATAAGAAGTCACAGTGTCTCCAGAAACCCCTATGGGTTGACCTTGCTCTTGAGAATCATTCTAAGATCCCGGCTCCCAAAGA CATCCTCGCACACCAGGTCCCCAACGCCAAGAAGCTCAGGCGAAAGGAGGAGCTATGGGAGAAACTAGCGAAGCAAGGCGAACTGCCCAAAGAGGTGCGCAAGGCACAGGCGCGACTCCTCAATCCTCCTGCTCCAAAGGCCAAAGCCGGGCCACAGGACGTCATTGAGCGGCCCTTCTATGACCTCTGGAACGCGAACA ACCCTCTGGACAAGCCTTTGGTTGGTCAGGATGCATTTTTTCTCGAGCAGACCAAGAAGAAAGGTGTGAGG CGGCCACCACGCCTCCATGTCAAGCCTTCCCAGGTGCCTGCAGTGGAGGTGACTCCTGCAGGAGCCTCCTACAACCCAACCTTTGAAGATCACCAG GCCCTGCTTCAAGAGGCCCATGAGGTAGAGCTGCAGCGAGAGAAAGAGGCCGAAAAGCTGGAGCGACAGCTAGCTCTGCCCCCCACAGAGCAGGCTGCCACCCAG GAGACTGTGTTTCGGGAGATGTGCGAGGGCCTGCTGGAGGAGTCTGATGGCGAGGACGAGCCAGGCTGTGCTGAGCAGccggaggtggatggtgaggctGCTGCCAAGCCCTCACATGAGGCTGCTGCTGTCCCCGACAGGAGGGTGGAAAAGAAGACGGAGCAGCAGCGGCGGCGCGAGAAGGCTGCCCGAAAGCTG CGGGTGCAGCAGGCTGCACTGCGGGCAGCCAGGCTCCAACACCAAGAACTCTTCAGGCTTCGTGGGATCAAGGCCCAGGTGGCCCAGAGGCTGGCAGAGCTGGCACGGCGGAGGGAGCAACGGCGCATGCGGCGACTGGCAGAGGCTGACAAGCCCCGCAGGCTGGGCAGGCTCAA GTACCAGGATCCTGACATTGATGTACAGCTCAGCTCTGAGCTGTCTGGCTCACTCAGGACGCTGAAG CCAGAAGGTAACATACTCCGAGACAGATTCAAGAGCTTCCAGAAGAGAAACATGATTGAGCCCCGGGAACGAGCCAA GTTCAAGCGCAAGTACAAAGTGAAGCTGGTGGAGAAGCGGGCCTTCCGTGAGCTGCA GTTGTAG
- the Selenow gene encoding selenoprotein W — protein MRSRAMALAVRVVYCGAUGYKPKYLQLKEKLEHEFPGCLDIYGEGTPQVTGFFEVTVAGKLVHSKKRGDGYVDTESKFRKLVTAIKAALAQCQ, from the exons ATGCGGTCACGGGCAATGGCGCTGGCCGTTCGAGTCGTGTATTG TGGAGCCTGAGGCTATAAGCCCAAG TATCTCCAGCTCAAGGAGAAGCTAGAACATGAGTTCCCCGGATGCCTGGACATC TATGGCGAGGGGACTCCCCAGGTCACCGGGTTCTTTGAAGTGACAGTAGCCGGGAAGTTGGTTCACTCCAAGAAG AGAGGTGATGGCTATGTGGATACAGAAAGCAAGTTCCGGAAGCTGGTGACTGCCATCAAAGCTGCCCTGGCTCAGTGCCAGTGA